ACCGCCTGGTCGCCGTCTGCTGGCGTCAGCAGTGACGACAGGTGCGTTGTAGCCACGTCGGCCTTGGTCAGCAgggtaggtggggcactgttgccacgcctctGCCGGTCAGAGGAGTTGGTGGGGTACTGTTGCCACGCTCATCCCCGTAGTGGAGACTCGTCGCATCGTATGtcttggatgggacgggagctgacccgcggCCGGGTTGAGGAATACGCCACGAGAGAGCTGTCTTGCTGGAGAAGTCTTGGTTTGCCGGGCTCGGCCGTCTTGTGCCAGCCGTCAGGGCCGGGTTGCCGTCTTGGGCGGGTTGAAAGGCTTGACCGGGTTAACGAACCCGGCCAAATGCGTGCCGCATTGAGGGGCGAAGCTGGCCCCGATGTTTTTCAAAAGGATCcgagttccgttgcctgcccggggttcatccccccgagaACAAgtcagtggtgaactgaggagagtaactatactaacccactccgttggagatgcaatactctcgatactgtatggtaggatgattattgtcttaatgtgttccaaagcttatgtaagcaagatgctatcctacacagcgatctttggaggaacacacttatatgagcccgactgctagtcacagtctatgagattggggtgatatCTAGTAAGCTCACgcataggccaggagtgtgacttatatgctccacccgaggggtcagccttcggcaccctagtactagtaagacatgtggttaagcttctttacgccaaactgacaattcaaggcatagtccattgtttagTTATGAAGGAGTGTAACTATTTGCTCtgggtgaagttcaaccttaacaggtcttcactgaaacactggtatatcgaaacaacaattggaacagaggacacaatgggccctccagatttggtgggggattgttgaaatattAGGGTGGGCCTAAGGCCCGTCTAACAATTtctgaaaatctctaagggcccatgtggctttaattggcactaggtgtagtgggaagtttagtccacCCTAGAAGTTGGAGAGGAATTAGACcgccttataagggtttctcttccacATACTATTGGAGCTTAAGAATAGAAGAGACCCTCGCGCACTCCTACTCCGTcgcccgcctcgtcacgacgcgccgctgGTTGCGGTAATGAGCCGAGCCAagctcacacctatgcgcttatttttgtCAGACAGTAACAAAgagtttctgacagctgggccatgaTCTGAACGTCGCATCGTGgactgtcacggactcggacgtgggtcgagcccacgtctctccacgcggttgcgcctatataagtgtgcggtgtctcctaaccctagccgccacgaacatataacatctgctccacgcgcactgcccaccgtcgttcctttgtgctgctgccgccggtgactgcatcccgtccgccacgtaTACGGCCGACGGGAGGGCAGGTCTCCAATACCCCGCCTCTcctgatcctgtacgggagaggggcgattaggtttttgagAAGCGACCACGCGACTGCTCGCCTCTGATccgctacttcctctacgtccgcgtcgtctTCGTCGACATCATTTCTCAGACCGAAGCCGGTCGTCTCGCCGCCGAGAAGCTCGAGGCCGACGAGAAAGCTGCTGCCACCGCCGCTGCTGCTACCACCGTCGCGGCTTCTgcctggcctactggagggtataactcgtttatcccgctcctactatTTTCTGTTATAgtcatgctagcgttatacgtagatgtGTCTGccattagcgtagtatgtgcttgTGTGATTCGATATCAGCATGTTGTTAATTATGTCAATGTCATGCTagtgatttattcatggattaaatGATTCAAAAAATTGCCTACTTATTGAACATTGGACCCCTAACAAGGCTTTTGTCGGGCTTCCTCGAGAGAAGCCATCCCTTGTGCATGGCACCACCACCCCTCCATTCAAATTGTTCTGAATAAGATGCTGGAGGAAACATGGCACCGTCACCCCTCACTAGTTAGGTCTTCAGACTTCGAGTCCGGGTTGTGAACTTGTGGATGGATTTTCTTTACCCTCTCTCCTAttaatactcccttcgtttctaaacttttgtctttctagagatttcaacaagtggctACATACAGAGtatgcaaaatgagtgaatctatactctaaaatatgtctatatatatatatctgtatgtggtagttcatttgaaacctttaaaaagacaaatacttaggaacggagggagtatatgatagtACCACGCTTATGCATACTTTTCAAAAAATTATTACGACGGAAAAGCATACTGTACGAGACACAAGACAGTAAAAGGCGGAACGCGTGCACGCACGGCGGCACCGGCACGGGATCGTCGCCCTTGCAACGACACGGTGCCGGGGCACGCATTTGGCGCTTTGAAACCCGAGCAAATCAAGTGGTCAATGACGACCCACCCACCACGAGTAACTGCCAATCGCGCGATCGCGGGCATTGAAACTCGACATCTCGCCTTGCAACGTTCCCCTCCCCTCGAGCGGCAATCAAACCAAACCGAAACCAAATCAAATCCACCCGAAGAAAACGCCCGCTCGGCCGACCCAACTCGCCCGCTCCCCTCCGAGCGAGGATAGCACCAACCCAACACGCACCGAGACGAGCGGACCTGCCCGCCCGATCGGCGCCACCTCGGCTCGGCGTGCGCGACCGTTGGAGCCGCGGGGTCCGTCTCCCCGCGCCGGCCGCGGCGGGGCGCACAGCGGCCGGGGGCACCGTGGGGATTCGGGGCCTGGCGGGGCCCGAGAAAGACACCAGTCCCATGCACGCACGCCGCCCCAAGCTcacacctccccctccctctctctgcTGCTCCACCTCACTCCCACCGCATGCTCTCCTCTCGCGCCGGTTACTTTTCAGCTCACTCCCTCACTCCACTCCCACTCCCAGCAGAAATTTGGAAGGACGCGACCCGGCCCGACCGAGGAGTCAAGAGGGGCGAGAGCGCGCTGTCAGTGGAGGCAACAACGGTTACTGCCTGCGTGCTCTGTCTTCCAGCCAAGATttgaggggaaggggaaggggaggcGAGTGAGCGGCTGATCGATCGGCCGGCCGGCGACGCGCGCCGGCGATGGGCTGCTGCCAGTCGAGGCTGGAGCGCCAGGAGGCGGTGTCGCGCTGCAAGGCGCGCCGCCGCTACACCAAGCACCTCGTGCAGGCGCGCCGGGACATGGCCGCCTCCCACGCGCTCTACCTCCGCTCGCTGCGGGCCACGGGCGCCGCGCTGCTCCAGTTCGCCACCGCCGAGGCCGAcaacccgcacccgcacccgcgcCCGACCCACCACCAGCGCCACCAGCCGCCGCCctccccgcctccgccgccgccccctccgccgccgccgccgcccccgccgctcagCCCCGCGCGGACCGCCAGCTCCtggaccaccaccacctcctccaccatCAGCGCCTCGCAAATcctgccgccccctccccctccgcccccgccgccgccggccccaaTGCCGTCCAGCTGGGACTTCTGGGACCCCTTCGCgccctcctcctcccgctcccccgccgacgccgccgccgaatGGGACGACGCGGCCACCTCCCTCGCCGAATccccccgcgccgcgccgccgcccgtcgtcgtcacGGCCAAGGCCGCCCAGGCCCAGCCCCCGGCGCCGTCCGTCGTCACCACCACCACATCCACCGCCAGCGAGCTCAccgtcgtcgccctgccccgcggcggcggcgcggccgggaaGAAGGACCTCGCCGAGATCGCCACCGATATCGACGAGTACTTCCTCAAGGCCGCCGACGCCGGCGCCCGCGTCGCCGCGCTGCTCGAGGCCCCAATCTGCGAGCTCCCCAACGCCAACAACAGCCTCCCAGGCAAGAACAGTCCTCAGATCAGCTTACCTCCATTTTCCATCGGTCCATCCCGCTCACATTTTCAATTGTCTGACGAAATCTTTGCTGCGTGCAATGGAATCGATTCTTGCTTCTTCAGGGAGGGTGATGAGCTACGGCAAGAACCTGAAGCCGACGGGATGGtcgtggggcggcggcggaggagggtaCGGGAAAGGCAGCAGCAATGGCTTCTCCAGGTTCGGGACAGGAGACGAAGGCATGATGGGCAATGGCGGAGGCAGTGGGATCCTCAGCCACTCCTCCACCGTCGAGAGGCTCTACGCCTGGGAGAAGAAGCTGTTTCTTGAGGTCAAGGTGAGTTTCGTTCATCATCTGTAACCCACTTCATTGGCCTTCTTTACGAGCTTCAGTTTTGGATCATCGATCAAAATGTGCAGTAGAGCTTGAGCAGATTGATTCATCTCGACATAGAGTAGGTGAGCAGGCGGATTCAACGAAATGCACGGCTTGGTTAGATAGATCTCAAACGGTGGGTGAATGAGTGGCTTGGTGCTTTTGAGGAGCCAGTGGCCCTCCTTTTGCTGATTATGACTATCATATTAGTACATTCTGTGATGGCCATGGGAGATACTAACAAGGATTCCACCGGGGTGGCAATTGGTTCTGTCTCGAGCAAAGTACATTCTGGTCACATGGATGCATTGTTTGTTTGTTCATTCACTTTGCAATAATCCTTTTTTAACCCTCTCTGTCAGGAGGTTCTGTAAATATGATATGCACCCTACGTGCCTTTGGATTCTTCCAAGTAAAAAAGATGATGTTTGTGTGTTATTTTATAACCTGCAAGACAGAATTTCATGTGCGGCTCTGTTCTCCGAATATTGGTACAACTGATGTGATCTTTCATCGAATTGTTTTAAACTTGTTTAGCTCATTTGCCACGGTAAAGAACTAAAGATAGGCTGTTTCATCGTCTTTCACTAAGTAATCATGAAATGTCAGCTTTAGTCTATACAGCTTTAAAGATACAAACCCTTGTGCTTCTTTTGATAGAGATAGGAATAGTGCATGCATGGCTTTGCAGAGTCAATTTTTGCCCCTTTTATCGCATCAAAACTTTGCACATACTATTACTGTGACGCTTTGGCTAACTAACCGCGCAATCAAATCGAGCAGAACTACGAGGGGCTTAAGCAGGAGCATGACAAGAAGGTGGGGCTGCTGAGGAAGCAGGAGGTGAGGGGCGTGGACTacctcaagatggagaagaacAGGATGGAGATGGAGAGCCTCGAATCCAAGATGCTGGTGGCCACCCAGTCCATCGACACCACCACCTCCGAGATCATCAGGCTCAGAGAATCCGAGCTGTTCCCTCAGCTACTTGAGCTGGTTGCTGGGTCAGTACCACACCACCATCACTCCTCACTCATTCATGTACCGTATGCATCCAGTACTGGTACCTCACATGTCTCACTACTTCCTGTATCTGTCTTTTTTTGCATAGCACTTGCATATGCAtggtcaaaaaataaataaatataagctTGATGGTATAGCTAGGCTGGACATATGGACCACGGTAAGGGGCTTCCCAGATGAGGCCTGTGATAACAGCAGTGCCATTAGTTCTTTGCTGTTTTGATCCTGCCAACCACTGATTCAGAGTTTCAGACCATGCATGGTGCTGTTTCTCTTTGGTCCTCATGCAAATGCACCCTTGGCACTGTAGCAAGTCAACACTCACTGATTTGCAAGGATGAGCATTCAAGTAGTGGAGTTATGTGATAGTGGTGTTGGTGGGATCCTTATGGGTTGACTGTCCTGACTGAATCTCCTGCTCACTGATTAGGTCAGTACTAGCTAGGCCTGCCTGAGAGATCTCCCAGGCATCATTGCCTGGTCCAGCTGAACTGACCCCTCCCTTTAGGCAATGGTGGCTGTAGCTATATTACTTGCACATCAAACCTTTGAGGTCATTCATAGTGGTGGTGGTGTTTCACATGTCAATGCTTGATGCTATGAGCCTGATGATTAGTTTGGTGCTGTTTATCGCCATCAGAAGTTTGCCTTTAGGAAGTTTGGAACATAATAGCTGGCTGGTTCAACAGTTTCCAAAGAACTTTGGTTTCTTAAAGGAAAAGGAGGAAAGATCATGCGAGTCCCTTGTTCATGGCACCTCTGCTTTGGTATCAGCTGTTGCGTGCCTCACTCGCACTTCTCAGGTTCTTGTATAGTTTTCCATCAATGATACGGTGAGCTAAGCTTGGTGTGTACTTTGTCTTAACATCATGATGCCTCTAAATGAAAGAGTTACTTTGATATTACTGAATACACAAACCTCCTATTCGTTCCTGCTACCCACATTTTTGTTGCATTGTCAATTACGCAGTTTTGTTCCTGCAGTTTACTTCAGTTACTTTTGTACCCAGCTGCTCCCTGTGAATATCAATACTCTCATAGTACAAGTCAGATAGTTAGATGCATCATTTATTTCCTGCCAGTACATTTCCCTTTCTTGGGTAAACATGTATGTTTGCTCTGTTCTCATGCATGTTTCCTCTTGTGAATGCATTCCATTTCAGCTTGATGAGCATGTGGAGGGGCATGTATGAGTGCCATCAGGTACAGACCCACATGGTGCAGCAGCTTGAATACCTGACCATGAGCACCAGCCCAACCTCCAATGACCACCGGCAAGCGGCGCTCCAGCTCGAGATCGAGGTGGACAGGTGGTACTCGGCGTTCTGCAGCCTGGTTAAGTCCCAGAGAGATTATGTCTACTCGCTGACCGGCTGGCTTCGCCTCTCCCTGTTCCAATGCCTTCACAACCCACTCATGAAAGACATACAGAACTCCGACATCTACAGCCTGTGCGAGGAGTGGCAGCTGGCCATCGACCGGATCCCCGACAAGGTGGCCTCGGAAGGGATCAAAACCCTCCTTTCAGTGATCCACGCCGTGGTAGtccagcaggcggaggagcagaagcagaagaagaggtCAGATGCTGCATTCAAAGACTTTGAGAAGAAGACAGAGGAACTGCGATCCCTGGAGTCCAAATACGGGCCGTACTCTGCTGAAGGCTATGGAGAGATGACGCGGAAGACACCGGTAGCAGAGAAGCGGGCGAAGGTGGAGGCCCTGAGGAGCAGGGTGGACGACGAGAAGACCAAGCACGAGAAGAGCGTCGGGGTGACGAGGGCGATGACCCTGAACAACCTCCAGACAGGGTTCCCCAACGTCTTCCAGGCGATGACGGGCTTCGCCAGCGTCTGCATGGAGGCGTTCGAGTCGGTGTACAACTTCAAGCGGAGCTCGGACCGGGCGCTCGACATGAAGAGGCTGCTGACCTGATGAGAGTGGCATTGCCTCTGGTCACTGTATAAAATGTATACAGTTTGTAGGCTTGTAGTGTGATGGTAGTAGGGCTGGAAGAGAGTTTGATTTTACAGAGCCAACATTGGTCTGGTACCTGGTGACTAGTCTAGGCACAGAAATGCCTGGAGCTCGTTTACTTGCTGTAAATGAACTCGAGGCcttgcctttctttcttt
This window of the Triticum aestivum cultivar Chinese Spring chromosome 5D, IWGSC CS RefSeq v2.1, whole genome shotgun sequence genome carries:
- the LOC123122387 gene encoding protein ALTERED PHOSPHATE STARVATION RESPONSE 1, giving the protein MGCCQSRLERQEAVSRCKARRRYTKHLVQARRDMAASHALYLRSLRATGAALLQFATAEADNPHPHPRPTHHQRHQPPPSPPPPPPPPPPPPPPPLSPARTASSWTTTTSSTISASQILPPPPPPPPPPPAPMPSSWDFWDPFAPSSSRSPADAAAEWDDAATSLAESPRAAPPPVVVTAKAAQAQPPAPSVVTTTTSTASELTVVALPRGGGAAGKKDLAEIATDIDEYFLKAADAGARVAALLEAPICELPNANNSLPGRVMSYGKNLKPTGWSWGGGGGGYGKGSSNGFSRFGTGDEGMMGNGGGSGILSHSSTVERLYAWEKKLFLEVKNYEGLKQEHDKKVGLLRKQEVRGVDYLKMEKNRMEMESLESKMLVATQSIDTTTSEIIRLRESELFPQLLELVAGLMSMWRGMYECHQVQTHMVQQLEYLTMSTSPTSNDHRQAALQLEIEVDRWYSAFCSLVKSQRDYVYSLTGWLRLSLFQCLHNPLMKDIQNSDIYSLCEEWQLAIDRIPDKVASEGIKTLLSVIHAVVVQQAEEQKQKKRSDAAFKDFEKKTEELRSLESKYGPYSAEGYGEMTRKTPVAEKRAKVEALRSRVDDEKTKHEKSVGVTRAMTLNNLQTGFPNVFQAMTGFASVCMEAFESVYNFKRSSDRALDMKRLLT